One region of Candidatus Rhabdochlamydia sp. T3358 genomic DNA includes:
- the nadD gene encoding nicotinate (nicotinamide) nucleotide adenylyltransferase, translating into MKKQKIGLFGGSFDPFHFGHLNLVVNLLEHAHLDQILICPAKSTAFKTPHTSIEHRVQMLQLVIEEIPSFTLLDWEIQMQKPYTIDTVKRLKKNEEIDLFLLLGEDLLPSLHLWHQVEELLNLAKPLVASRFTTSQPIDLKVSSQAKIKLEKGFVKIPLIEISGKTIRQRLQQKKICKHLVPSKILDYIQLNHLYS; encoded by the coding sequence TTGAAAAAGCAAAAAATTGGTTTATTTGGTGGCAGCTTTGATCCTTTTCATTTCGGCCATTTAAATCTGGTAGTTAATTTGCTAGAACATGCTCATCTAGACCAAATTTTAATTTGTCCTGCCAAAAGCACTGCTTTTAAAACCCCTCATACATCTATAGAACACCGCGTTCAGATGCTGCAATTGGTCATTGAGGAGATTCCCTCATTTACTTTGCTAGACTGGGAAATTCAAATGCAGAAACCTTATACAATAGATACGGTCAAAAGATTAAAAAAAAATGAGGAAATAGATCTCTTCCTTTTGTTAGGGGAAGATCTTTTACCCAGCTTACACCTTTGGCATCAAGTAGAAGAGCTTTTAAATCTTGCCAAGCCTCTAGTAGCCTCGCGATTTACCACCTCTCAACCCATCGATCTTAAGGTGTCTTCTCAAGCAAAGATCAAGCTGGAAAAGGGTTTTGTAAAAATTCCTTTAATAGAAATTAGCGGTAAAACGATACGCCAGCGTTTGCAGCAAAAAAAAATTTGTAAACACCTTGTACCATCAAAGATACTAGACTATATTCAATTAAATCACTTATACTCTTAA
- the rsfS gene encoding ribosome silencing factor, with product MNTQEIPPYLNQIAQIIFDKKGSNILALDIRGISSLADFVIIAEGNVDKHVSAIASTIVDELKKTGLKPSYIEGLQNGDWAVIDYLDTMVHIFEPGLRERYRLEDLWNKGCIIDLKINIESDKQA from the coding sequence ATGAACACTCAAGAAATTCCCCCCTATCTTAATCAAATTGCTCAGATTATTTTTGATAAAAAGGGCAGCAATATTTTAGCGCTTGATATAAGAGGCATTAGCTCGCTTGCTGACTTTGTCATTATTGCAGAAGGCAATGTAGATAAACATGTAAGTGCTATTGCAAGCACTATCGTTGATGAGCTAAAGAAAACAGGCCTTAAGCCCTCTTATATAGAAGGTCTGCAGAATGGCGATTGGGCCGTTATCGATTACTTAGATACCATGGTTCATATTTTTGAACCAGGTTTAAGGGAGAGATACCGTTTAGAAGATTTATGGAACAAGGGCTGTATTATAGATTTAAAAATCAATATTGAATCAGATAAGCAGGCCTAA
- the fabF gene encoding beta-ketoacyl-ACP synthase II: MAKKRVVVTGMGLASCFGTDVETFYQQLLAGKSGVVPIEEFPCQDYPTRFAASIRNFEVGEYLDKKQARRVDPFIRYAIVAGKKALQQAQLLTPELLSKLNKQRCGVVVGSGMGGMHMFYNGTQTLIKEGFKRLTPFFVPFIITNMAGALLGIELGFMGPNYSISTACATANYSIHAAAEHIFRGEADLMLCGGTEAPINQIGVGGFIACHALSKYNEDPQKASRPWDKKRDGFVVGEGAGVLVLESLEHALARNAPILCEYLGGAINCDAFHMTSPREDGWGVQLCMEQAIKNSGIPKEQINYINAHATSTQVGDLCEIRGIKQTFGPHAANIKINATKSMIGHCLGAAGGIEAVALIEQMRQGTLHPTINLEEPEEEIQGLDIVVKPTPHKVTAALSNSFGFGGHNSSLVFAPY, encoded by the coding sequence ATGGCGAAAAAACGGGTTGTTGTTACAGGAATGGGCCTTGCATCTTGTTTTGGCACAGATGTAGAGACATTTTATCAACAGCTTCTAGCGGGAAAGAGCGGAGTTGTTCCTATTGAAGAATTTCCTTGTCAAGATTACCCCACTAGATTTGCTGCTAGCATTCGCAATTTTGAAGTGGGTGAGTATTTAGACAAAAAACAAGCAAGACGGGTTGATCCTTTTATTCGCTATGCAATTGTAGCGGGAAAAAAGGCTCTACAACAAGCACAGCTCCTAACACCTGAGTTATTATCGAAGCTGAATAAACAACGTTGCGGTGTGGTCGTAGGCTCTGGTATGGGCGGAATGCATATGTTTTATAACGGCACCCAAACTCTTATAAAAGAAGGTTTTAAACGTCTTACTCCTTTTTTTGTTCCTTTCATTATTACCAACATGGCTGGTGCTTTATTGGGAATTGAATTGGGTTTTATGGGACCTAATTACTCCATTTCTACAGCTTGTGCCACAGCTAACTATTCTATTCATGCGGCAGCAGAGCATATTTTTCGTGGAGAAGCGGATCTTATGTTATGTGGAGGAACCGAAGCTCCCATTAATCAAATTGGAGTAGGAGGATTTATTGCTTGTCATGCTTTATCAAAATACAATGAAGATCCTCAAAAAGCCTCTAGGCCTTGGGATAAGAAAAGGGATGGATTTGTTGTTGGAGAAGGAGCGGGTGTTCTAGTTTTAGAAAGCCTAGAACATGCTTTAGCAAGAAATGCGCCTATTTTGTGTGAATACCTAGGTGGCGCGATTAATTGTGATGCCTTTCATATGACATCTCCTCGGGAAGATGGATGGGGGGTTCAGCTATGTATGGAGCAGGCAATTAAAAATTCTGGTATACCAAAAGAGCAGATTAACTATATCAATGCACATGCAACTTCTACGCAAGTAGGGGATCTATGCGAGATACGGGGGATTAAACAAACTTTTGGGCCACATGCTGCAAATATTAAAATAAATGCTACTAAATCAATGATTGGACATTGTCTTGGTGCAGCAGGAGGGATTGAAGCGGTAGCTCTAATTGAGCAAATGCGTCAAGGAACGCTACATCCTACAATTAATTTAGAAGAACCAGAAGAGGAAATACAAGGTTTAGATATTGTTGTAAAACCCACGCCCCATAAAGTAACTGCAGCGCTTAGCAATTCTTTTGGTTTTGGTGGACATAATTCCAGTTTAGTCTTTGCTCCCTATTAA
- a CDS encoding NUDIX domain-containing protein — protein sequence MITSFGIIPFRKLKGKWQVLLIQHLNGQHWGFPKGRAEKAETAQEAAIRELKEETGLSIEQFLSLEPFTESYYDQEKPKTVSYFSAFVIGTVKCQPDEILQAKWFDLDEAMKQISFPESKNVFKKARKHLDGYIT from the coding sequence ATGATAACCTCTTTTGGAATTATCCCTTTTCGCAAATTAAAAGGGAAATGGCAAGTACTGTTGATTCAGCACCTAAATGGACAACATTGGGGCTTTCCAAAAGGAAGAGCTGAAAAAGCAGAAACAGCTCAAGAAGCCGCTATTCGTGAATTAAAAGAAGAGACGGGTTTAAGTATTGAGCAATTCCTTTCTCTAGAGCCTTTTACAGAAAGCTATTATGATCAAGAAAAGCCCAAGACCGTTAGTTATTTTTCAGCTTTTGTAATAGGGACCGTGAAATGTCAGCCAGATGAGATTCTGCAAGCAAAATGGTTTGATTTAGATGAAGCGATGAAGCAGATTTCCTTTCCAGAATCAAAAAATGTTTTTAAAAAAGCAAGGAAGCATCTTGATGGCTATATTACATAA
- a CDS encoding biotin transporter BioY — MNTMSIQLKTKTYAQEALIILGMSFLIALAAPISIPLPFTPVPIVLQNTLILSLSVLLGAKRTVLAVIGFLLQGALGLPVFATYVGGFSHLLGSNAGYLLGYIIAAGVMGFLSRSASKLQLFWVLSIGDGIIYLFGAIWLAAFIGWAQAITLGVLPFLCGDTLKRLLAVKCIHFFRK; from the coding sequence ATGAATACAATGAGCATACAGCTTAAAACCAAAACTTATGCACAAGAAGCACTTATTATATTGGGAATGAGTTTCCTTATAGCATTAGCTGCACCTATTTCTATCCCTCTTCCTTTTACCCCTGTGCCAATTGTATTGCAGAATACTCTGATTCTATCGCTTTCTGTACTACTTGGAGCTAAAAGAACAGTGCTTGCTGTAATAGGATTTTTATTGCAAGGAGCTTTAGGACTTCCTGTATTTGCAACTTATGTAGGAGGCTTTTCTCATTTACTAGGCTCTAATGCCGGATACCTCTTAGGCTATATAATAGCTGCAGGAGTAATGGGTTTTTTGAGTCGCTCTGCTTCTAAACTTCAGCTTTTTTGGGTCCTATCGATAGGAGATGGAATTATCTATTTATTTGGGGCTATTTGGCTTGCAGCTTTTATAGGATGGGCACAAGCTATAACCTTAGGGGTTCTTCCTTTCCTATGCGGAGATACTCTTAAGCGTTTGCTAGCGGTTAAATGTATTCATTTTTTCCGTAAATAA
- a CDS encoding AMP-binding protein yields MKRNKPTTWLLNGFCWITRKLLSLRYRIEVCGWESIKNHSFKKPGGILFLPNHPAEIDPVIIESLLWPLFQPRPLVVEHFYYLKGFRWFMDLVKAIPLPTMDALASKWRGKKVDQCMQEIVKGLKEKNHFMIYPSGRLKISGFEIIGGASFVHRLLQLCPELNIVLVRTTGLWGSQFSRAITGISPNFGQILRRCAKLLCKSGFFFMPKRKVKVEFSLPPLDFPWDTTRVDFNKYLEEWYNRYPEPGAEVLTLVSYSQWGKKIPEIIQQQSPVGLIANQIVTSDVQKTIFAHLSKLSGYPEGRIKREMDLSRDLGLDSLDIAGLCVFLEEQYAVVGVNPEKLQVVEDLLQSASGPEKEKDKSNVLPSLPVAWIEKKKRPSIKIPEGETMGQVLLRSFDRMSSSVACADHIAGVFSYSKFKRSALALESYFRSLPGKYIGVLLPSSAAAYLVISAIWLSNKIPVMLNWTMGTRSLDHAVDLVKLQFVITSHRFLDRLNEVDFGKLEENRMLFLEDIKKKIGITTKLKAAIGSLLSSEFLVGYLGLDKVKKDQDAVILFTSGTEAFPKAVGLSHENLLTNQRDCIALDVIEFGSCLYAVLPPFHSMGFSLTGMMPLLAGIKTCYAPDPTDSYGMAQDIAYWKPTIFCCSPSFIQGLFRVAKPKELDSLRFILSGAEKAPEELFTYVKRFLPKAQVVEGYGATECSPLVTSNLPRKGRNGVGFPLNHTEICILDVKTKEPKPLGQEGEIYISGLNVFKGYLDSSSNPFIVFQEKKWYGSGDLGYINPEGALILSGRLKRVIKIGGEMIGLDGIEEELIEVAHRKQWLTGEKEGAGLAISMREIEAEKPQLILFTTFSVSKEEINAILKEEGFGKIVKVSEVRMISQIPLTGTGKKNYRLLDELSKRNNDAFKDL; encoded by the coding sequence ATGAAGCGGAATAAACCAACTACTTGGTTATTAAATGGTTTTTGTTGGATTACTCGCAAATTGCTCTCCTTACGCTATCGTATTGAGGTCTGTGGCTGGGAAAGCATCAAAAATCATTCTTTTAAAAAACCAGGTGGGATTTTATTTTTACCTAATCACCCCGCTGAAATAGACCCTGTGATTATCGAGAGCCTTCTATGGCCTTTATTCCAGCCCAGGCCCCTTGTAGTTGAGCATTTTTATTATCTTAAAGGATTTCGTTGGTTTATGGATCTAGTTAAGGCGATCCCTTTGCCGACAATGGATGCATTGGCTAGTAAGTGGCGCGGGAAAAAAGTAGATCAATGTATGCAAGAAATTGTTAAAGGTCTTAAAGAGAAAAATCATTTCATGATTTATCCTTCTGGTCGTTTAAAAATCTCCGGTTTTGAAATCATTGGTGGAGCTTCTTTTGTGCATCGTTTACTACAACTCTGCCCTGAGCTTAATATAGTGTTAGTGCGAACAACAGGGCTTTGGGGGAGTCAATTCTCTCGCGCAATAACCGGAATATCTCCTAATTTTGGCCAAATCTTAAGAAGATGCGCTAAGCTTTTATGTAAAAGTGGATTTTTCTTTATGCCTAAGCGCAAGGTAAAAGTAGAATTTTCTCTGCCTCCTTTAGATTTTCCTTGGGATACAACACGTGTAGATTTTAATAAGTATTTAGAAGAATGGTATAATCGCTATCCTGAACCAGGAGCAGAAGTATTAACGCTTGTCTCTTACTCTCAATGGGGTAAAAAAATCCCGGAAATTATTCAACAGCAAAGTCCTGTTGGGCTAATTGCAAACCAGATAGTGACCTCTGATGTGCAAAAAACGATTTTTGCCCATTTGAGCAAGCTATCTGGATATCCAGAAGGGCGGATCAAAAGGGAAATGGATCTATCTCGAGATCTAGGTCTTGATTCATTGGATATCGCAGGCTTATGTGTATTTTTGGAGGAGCAATATGCGGTTGTCGGAGTAAATCCAGAAAAATTGCAAGTTGTTGAAGATCTTTTACAAAGTGCTTCTGGTCCTGAAAAAGAAAAAGATAAAAGTAACGTATTGCCATCATTGCCAGTAGCTTGGATAGAAAAGAAAAAACGTCCAAGCATAAAGATTCCGGAAGGGGAAACGATGGGACAAGTTTTATTGCGCAGCTTTGATAGAATGTCTTCCTCGGTTGCTTGCGCTGATCATATAGCAGGAGTATTCTCCTATTCTAAGTTTAAACGCTCTGCCTTAGCACTTGAGTCATACTTTCGTTCTCTTCCAGGAAAATATATAGGCGTTCTTTTGCCCTCTTCTGCTGCTGCATATCTTGTGATCTCTGCAATTTGGCTATCTAATAAGATCCCTGTTATGTTGAATTGGACAATGGGTACTCGTTCTTTAGATCATGCAGTGGATCTTGTTAAGCTGCAATTTGTGATTACCTCGCATCGTTTTTTAGATCGTTTAAATGAAGTGGATTTTGGTAAATTAGAAGAAAATCGAATGCTCTTTTTAGAGGATATTAAAAAAAAGATAGGAATTACAACTAAATTAAAGGCGGCAATTGGTTCTTTGTTATCTAGTGAATTTTTAGTTGGCTACCTTGGTTTAGATAAAGTCAAAAAAGATCAGGATGCAGTCATCTTATTTACTAGTGGAACAGAGGCGTTCCCAAAGGCAGTTGGTCTATCGCATGAGAATTTGCTCACTAATCAAAGAGATTGTATTGCTCTTGATGTTATAGAATTTGGATCTTGTCTTTATGCAGTACTGCCCCCTTTTCACTCTATGGGATTTTCTCTTACAGGAATGATGCCGCTTTTAGCTGGAATTAAAACCTGTTATGCTCCTGATCCAACAGATAGTTATGGGATGGCACAAGATATAGCGTATTGGAAGCCCACGATATTTTGCTGCTCGCCAAGCTTTATTCAAGGGCTTTTTCGAGTGGCAAAGCCAAAGGAGTTGGATTCTTTGCGTTTTATTTTATCAGGAGCAGAAAAAGCTCCTGAGGAACTGTTTACTTATGTAAAGCGTTTCTTACCAAAAGCTCAGGTTGTTGAAGGGTATGGAGCCACAGAATGTAGCCCTTTAGTTACAAGCAATCTGCCTAGAAAAGGTAGAAATGGGGTTGGTTTTCCTTTGAATCATACAGAGATTTGTATTTTGGATGTAAAAACAAAGGAACCTAAACCATTAGGCCAAGAGGGGGAAATCTATATTTCAGGTCTAAATGTGTTTAAAGGATATCTTGATTCTAGCTCTAATCCTTTTATTGTTTTTCAAGAAAAAAAATGGTATGGTTCAGGGGATTTAGGCTATATTAATCCTGAAGGAGCACTTATTTTATCTGGTAGATTAAAAAGGGTGATTAAAATTGGCGGTGAAATGATTGGCTTAGATGGCATAGAAGAAGAGCTGATAGAAGTAGCGCATCGTAAGCAATGGTTAACAGGGGAAAAAGAGGGGGCTGGTTTAGCAATTAGTATGCGTGAGATAGAAGCAGAAAAACCCCAGTTGATTCTGTTCACTACCTTTTCTGTTTCTAAAGAGGAAATTAACGCTATTTTGAAAGAAGAAGGATTTGGAAAAATTGTAAAGGTCTCTGAAGTGCGCATGATTTCGCAAATACCTTTAACGGGCACTGGAAAAAAGAATTACCGCTTATTAGATGAATTGAGTAAAAGAAACAATGATGCATTTAAAGATCTATAA
- the cysS gene encoding cysteine--tRNA ligase, which yields MHLKIYNTESRKKEEVLPLDGKTIHMYTCGPTIYNYAHIGNFRTYIAEDLLRRSLRLLGYQIIQAMNITDIDDKTIKAAIAQKVSLHEYTRPYEEAFFEDLHSLNIEPVEYYPRATEYIEEMILIIQKLLELKIAYQGVDKSIYFSIAQFPSYGRLSHLCLDQLEAGASNRMSEDEYEKENIADFALWKAYDPEKEQGIYWDSPFGPGRPGWHIECSAMAMKLLGSSIDIHAGGVDNMFPHHENEIAQSEAFSCSKFVKYWVHIEHLLIDHKKMSKSLGNFYTLRDLIAKGYEGRYIRYLLIQTHYRTQLNFTFRALEAARASLQRIDDFIVRLKTLAMDLEIDSTTDILKTAEEMFYAHLADDLNISAALAALFELIRQVNTLCDEKKVSLSEAKKIFTFLQKIDTVLGCIFVEEESIPDDLQEALRLRQHARREKNWKLADSYRDKIQTRGYCIEDSPQGPRLKKMRTI from the coding sequence ATGCATTTAAAGATCTATAATACAGAGAGTAGAAAGAAAGAAGAGGTTTTGCCTTTAGATGGTAAAACAATCCACATGTATACATGCGGTCCCACTATTTACAACTACGCACATATTGGAAACTTTCGTACCTATATTGCAGAAGATCTGCTGCGTAGAAGCTTGAGGCTTTTAGGATATCAGATCATCCAAGCCATGAATATCACTGATATTGACGATAAGACGATTAAAGCAGCAATCGCGCAAAAGGTATCTTTGCATGAATACACAAGACCTTACGAAGAGGCTTTTTTCGAGGATCTTCATTCTCTGAATATAGAGCCTGTCGAATATTATCCTCGAGCTACAGAGTATATAGAAGAAATGATTTTGATTATTCAGAAGTTGCTTGAGTTAAAAATAGCTTATCAAGGAGTAGATAAAAGCATTTATTTTTCCATTGCCCAGTTTCCTTCCTATGGGCGTCTTTCACACCTTTGCCTAGATCAGTTAGAAGCTGGTGCTTCTAATCGGATGTCAGAAGATGAATATGAGAAAGAAAATATAGCTGATTTTGCTTTATGGAAAGCCTATGATCCAGAAAAAGAGCAGGGGATTTATTGGGATAGTCCGTTTGGTCCTGGGCGTCCAGGATGGCATATAGAATGCTCTGCGATGGCTATGAAATTATTGGGCTCTAGTATAGACATCCATGCTGGAGGAGTAGACAATATGTTTCCTCATCATGAAAATGAGATTGCTCAATCAGAGGCCTTTTCTTGTTCAAAGTTTGTCAAATACTGGGTACATATAGAGCATCTTTTAATCGATCATAAGAAAATGTCAAAAAGCTTGGGCAACTTCTATACCTTGCGAGATCTTATTGCAAAAGGATATGAGGGGCGTTATATTCGTTATCTCTTAATACAAACCCATTATCGTACCCAGCTTAATTTTACTTTTAGAGCCCTAGAGGCAGCGCGTGCTTCTTTGCAGAGAATAGATGATTTCATTGTAAGACTGAAGACATTGGCAATGGATCTAGAAATAGACTCTACTACAGACATTTTGAAGACAGCAGAAGAGATGTTTTATGCCCATCTTGCAGATGATTTAAATATTTCTGCAGCGCTAGCTGCTCTATTTGAATTGATTCGTCAAGTCAACACTCTTTGTGATGAAAAAAAAGTCTCTTTAAGTGAAGCAAAAAAAATATTCACCTTCCTACAAAAGATCGATACGGTACTAGGGTGTATATTTGTAGAAGAAGAATCCATACCAGATGATTTGCAAGAAGCTCTGCGTTTAAGACAACATGCACGCAGAGAGAAAAACTGGAAATTAGCCGACAGCTACCGTGATAAAATCCAGACACGAGGGTACTGTATAGAAGATAGTCCTCAGGGCCCACGTTTAAAAAAAATGAGAACCATATGA
- a CDS encoding HIT family protein: MSSIVPHSHTSPVYELSQEIQDQLVASYGNGTTKMIIPKSSFGYNAVVISQESSSDKIESLIQGARNVYDATRELLFVWQKDEVTDYLHYREDSPNYAMQITPFPRTSWALLQQLSFLKNVTLGTEYSQNPIEAESFREKYNQLKDAGEFENIESFLKEAPSLDLPDFNLEQMKQQEVIKGVFTKVFINYKPTAPVHLLIIPDRPDAKRFSDLTRGEFIEIHLLSEKIKEIYKEANGSATISIFSKTGQQAGQTVGRNHFHITVGETQSKLRLALSYLRKIFLPYAPLSADAISAQVIQRKVELSKLPAFIESYRADLDKKTD, from the coding sequence ATGAGTTCTATAGTGCCCCATTCACATACATCTCCTGTGTATGAACTATCTCAAGAGATTCAAGACCAATTAGTTGCCTCATATGGCAATGGTACTACAAAAATGATTATCCCTAAGAGTTCATTTGGCTATAATGCCGTAGTAATCAGCCAAGAATCTTCATCTGATAAAATTGAAAGTTTAATTCAAGGAGCGCGCAACGTTTATGATGCAACTCGAGAGTTACTCTTTGTATGGCAAAAAGATGAAGTAACCGACTACCTTCATTATAGAGAAGACTCTCCTAACTACGCGATGCAAATAACGCCTTTCCCTAGAACAAGTTGGGCTCTCTTGCAACAGTTAAGCTTTCTAAAGAACGTTACTCTTGGGACAGAGTATAGCCAGAACCCGATAGAAGCCGAATCATTTAGAGAAAAATATAACCAATTAAAAGATGCAGGAGAGTTTGAAAATATTGAATCTTTCTTAAAAGAAGCACCTTCATTAGACTTACCAGATTTTAATCTAGAGCAGATGAAACAACAGGAGGTAATTAAAGGTGTATTCACAAAGGTTTTTATTAATTATAAACCTACAGCACCAGTTCATCTTTTAATAATACCAGATCGTCCTGATGCCAAAAGGTTTTCTGATTTAACACGCGGCGAATTTATAGAAATACACCTGCTATCAGAAAAGATAAAAGAAATATATAAAGAAGCAAATGGCAGTGCGACTATTTCTATTTTCAGTAAAACAGGTCAACAAGCAGGACAAACAGTTGGTCGCAATCATTTTCATATTACCGTTGGTGAGACACAGTCTAAGTTACGACTAGCTCTTTCTTATTTAAGAAAGATATTTCTCCCTTATGCTCCTCTTTCAGCAGATGCAATTAGTGCCCAAGTAATCCAACGAAAAGTAGAGCTTAGCAAGCTTCCAGCATTTATAGAGTCTTATAGAGCTGACTTAGATAAAAAAACAGATTAA